In Musa acuminata AAA Group cultivar baxijiao chromosome BXJ3-9, Cavendish_Baxijiao_AAA, whole genome shotgun sequence, a single genomic region encodes these proteins:
- the LOC135649470 gene encoding uncharacterized protein LOC135649470 yields the protein MEAGAQESVGGGGAGEDVTVRAARKRFERLLAVRCKAMKGKGAWYWAHLEPVMVADAGSGNPAVAKLRCSLCAALFSASNPSRTASEHLKRGACPNFSSPSSATPTPSLAAASAAVDPVPISSLPPPSPRLRPHYPPSRRRSIPAPTPPRPPLVLSGGKEDLVALARLEDSVKKLKSPLASPAAALPKPQADAALTLLADWLLEYGGAVSPSALDHPKFQSFLNQVGLSSISPCQLVLSHLEARYLEVLSDSEDRIRDAAFFQLASDGWKSSATSSEHTLVSFVANLPNGSTLFHRSLLTTGGAPSDYAEEVLWDVVARLCGGLVDRCAGIIADRFNKKALLNLESRNQRMVNLSCQLQAFNSLIKDFAHQLPLFAKVSANCLKLANFVNNQSQVRSIFLKYQLEEHGHSRLLRSHCSTGLAVVEDVTEFARPIQMAVLDEDYKVVCLEEPSAREMAELIQDGGFWTELEAVHSLVSLVKAMAREIEMERPLIGQCLPLWDELRSKLGDWRTKYGIDGGLVDNVIDQRFKKNYHPAWSAAFVLDPLFLIKDTSGKYLPPFKCLSPEQDKDVDKLIMRLVSPEEAHVALMELMKWRSEGLDPLYAQAVQVKQHDPSTGKMRNANPQSRRLVWETCLTEFKCLQKVAVRLIFLHATSGELKHNSTLIRWMCTHAQSRAAQKMAFLTVHSKIGRRDFLSDEEKDAELFNMAENEDTSAA from the coding sequence ATGGAGGCGGGGGCGCAGGAGTCCGTCGGCGGTGGAGGGGCGGGCGAGGACGTCACCGTCAGGGCGGCACGGAAGCGGTTCGAGCGGCTCTTGGCGGTAAGATGCAAGGCGATGAAGGGGAAGGGTGCGTGGTACTGGGCCCACCTGGAGCCTGTCATGGTGGCGGACGCGGGGTCGGGGAACCCCGCGGTGGCGAAGCTCCGGTGTTCACTCTGCGCTGCGCTCTTCTCCGCGTCCAACCCCTCCCGCACCGCCTCCGAGCACCTCAAGCGCGGCGCCTGCCCCAACTTCTCTTCCCCCTCTTCCGCCACCCCCACCCCCTCCCTTGCCGCGGCCTCCGCCGCTGTCGACCCCGTTCCCATCTCCTCGCTCCCCCCGCCCTCCCCCCGCCTCCGCCCTCATTATCCGCCCTCGCGGAGGCGCTCCATCCCTGCACCGACGCCACCCAGGCCGCCCCTCGTTCTTTCCGGCGGCAAGGAGGACCTCGTCGCGCTGGCGAGGCTGGAGGACAGCGTGAAGAAGCTGAAGAGCCCCTTGGCCTCCCCGGCCGCCGCCCTCCCTAAACCCCAGGCTGACGCCGCCCTCACCCTGCTCGCCGACTGGCTCCTCGAATACGGCGGCGCCGTCTCCCCCTCCGCGCTCGACCACCCAAAGTTCCAATCTTTTCTCAACCAGGTCGGCCTTTCTTCTATTTCACCTTGCCAACTGGTCTTATCCCACCTCGAAGCTCGATATCTCGAGGTCCTGTCGGACTCCGAGGACAGAATCCGCGACGCTGCCTTCTTCCAGCTCGCTTCCGATGGCTGGAAGTCGTCAGCCACGTCTTCGGAGCATACGCTGGTGAGCTTCGTGGCGAACCTCCCCAACGGGTCGACATTGTTCCATCGGTCGTTGCTGACCACCGGAGGAGCCCCTTCCGACTATGCCGAGGAGGTCCTGTGGGATGTCGTCGCCAGGCTGTGCGGTGGTCTCGTCGACCGGTGCGCCGGCATCATCGCCGACCGCTTCAACAAGAAGGCCCTTCTGAACCTTGAGAGCCGTAACCAAAGAATGGTGAATCTCTCCTGCCAACTCCAGGCCTTCAACAGCTTGATCAAGGACTTCGCCCATCAACTCCCCCTCTTCGCGAAGGTCTCCGCTAATTGCTTGAAGCTGGCCAACTTCGTGAACAATCAGTCTCAAGTTAGAAGCATCTTTCTCAAGTACCAGCTCGAGGAACATGGGCACTCCCGCCTTCTGAGGAGCCATTGCAGCACCGGCCTCGCTGTGGTGGAGGATGTCACGGAGTTTGCTCGTCCGATCCAGATGGCTGTCCTCGACGAGGACTACAAGGTTGTCTGTCTCGAGGAGCCATCTGCGAGAGAAATGGCGGAGCTGATTCAAGATGGTGGATTTTGGACTGAGCTGGAGGCAGTTCATTCGTTGGTTAGCTTGGTTAAGGCCATGGCTCGAGAAATAGAGATGGAGAGGCCATTGATTGGGCAATGCCTGCCGCTGTGGGATGAGCTGCGGTCGAAGCTCGGAGACTGGAGGACCAAGTATGGCATCGACGGTGGGCTCGTCGACAACGTGATCGACCAAAGGTTCAAGAAGAACTACCACCCGGCATGGTCGGCAGCATTCGTGCTGGATCCGCTTTTCTTGATCAAGGACACCAGCGGGAAGTACCTCCCACCTTTCAAGTGCTTGTCGCCGGAGCAGGACAAGGATGTGGACAAGCTAATCATGCGATTGGTGTCGCCGGAAGAAGCCCATGTCGCGCTGATGGAGCTGATGAAATGGAGGTCGGAGGGATTGGATCCGCTTTACGCGCAGGCCGTGCAGGTAAAACAGCATGACCCATCGACCGGGAAGATGAGGAATGCCAACCCACAGAGTCGCAGGCTGGTGTGGGAGACATGTTTGACTGAATTCAAATGCCTTCAGAAAGTGGCTGTGAGGCTCATTTTCCTTCACGCCACTTCCGGTGAACTCAAGCACAACTCAACATTGATCCGGTGGATGTGTACGCATGCACAATCAAGAGCTGCACAGAAGATGGCTTTTCTCACCGTGCACTCAAAGATTGGAAGGAGGGATTTCTTGAGCGACGAGGAGAAGGATGCAGAACTCTTTAACATGGCTGAAAACGAGGATACCTCCGCAGCGTAA